Proteins from a genomic interval of Fusarium oxysporum Fo47 chromosome I, complete sequence:
- a CDS encoding uncharacterized protein (domain of unknown function-domain containing protein), with amino-acid sequence MLSSISLRKGSNLYSSRRKPIMTLVDDTTPGIHDLLFPACDAERYRQLGAMGYHDSCHDNMHKALREFPEIKVRDDWVPDPLNLFMNVAVDHHGGIDIRAPTSDKGQYVILRAEADLVVVMSACPQDMVNVNGDGPADCEYRVIEESR; translated from the coding sequence ATGCTTTCAAGCATTTCCTTGCGCAAGGGAAGCAACCTATACAGTTCTCGCCGCAAGCCCATCATGACTCTTGTCGATGACACGACCCCAGGTATCCACGACTTGCTATTCCCCGCTTGCGATGCTGAGCGCTATCGCCAATTGGGTGCTATGGGGTATCATGATAGTTGCCACGATAACATGCACAAAGCACTCAGAGAGTTCCCCGAGATCAAGGTCAGAGACGATTGGGTCCCCGATCCGCTGAACTTGTTTATGAATGTGGCTGTGGATCATCATGGTGGAATTGATATTCGTGCTCCCACCAGCGACAAGGGTCAATATGTCATTCTGAGAGCCGAGGCCGACCTTGTTGTCGTCATGAGTGCGTGCCCTCAAGATATGGTTAATGTTAACGGGGACGGGCCTGCCGATTGCGAGTATCGTGTGATTGAGGAATCCCGATAA